From the Malaclemys terrapin pileata isolate rMalTer1 chromosome 13, rMalTer1.hap1, whole genome shotgun sequence genome, one window contains:
- the LOC128847897 gene encoding zinc finger protein 572-like has translation MISWLEEGEELWVPGLQVSEEREILRDAHTAGDGMVSESEEANPQQEALIIHERIHTGEKPYKCPDCEKSFSQSSDLTKHQRVHTGGKPYKCLECGKSFSCSSTLTAHQLIHMGERPYKCHECGKSFSDRSNFRERPHKCLTCGKSFRDRSTFNEHQRIHTGEKPYKCPECGKSFRHSSTFIRHQRIHRGHKP, from the exons ATGATCTCCTGGCTGGAAGAAGGGGAGGAGCTGTGGGTCCCAGGTCTCCAGGTCTCTGAGGAAAGGGAGATCTTGAGAGATGCCCACACAG caggtgatgggatggtgagtgagagCGAGGAGGCGAACCCTCAGCAGGAAG CCCTTATCATTcatgagagaatccacacaggagaaaaaccATATAAGTGTCCTGACTGCGAGAAAAGCTTCAGCCAGAGCTCAGACCTGACCAAACATCAGAGAGTCCACACAGGAGGGAAGCCTTACAAATGTCTTgaatgcgggaaaagcttcagttgtAGTTCAACCCTCACTGCACACCAGCTAATCCACATGGGAgaaagaccctataaatgccacgaatgtggaaaaagcttcagTGATAGATCCAACTTCA gagagagaccccataaatgCCTGacgtgtgggaaaagcttccggGATAGATCCACCTTTAATgaacaccagagaatccacacgggagaaaaACCTTATAAATGCccagagtgtgggaaaagcttcaggcACAGCTCAACCTTTATtaggcatcagagaatccacagggGACACAAACCCTAG